One window from the genome of Yarrowia lipolytica chromosome 1B, complete sequence encodes:
- a CDS encoding uncharacterized protein (Compare to YALI0B06413g, similar to uniprot|Q03558 Saccharomyces cerevisiae YHR179w OYE2 NADPH dehydrogenase (old yellow enzyme) isoform 1) encodes MSTVNLFKPIKIGATQLQNRVVMAPLTRTRAQKNIPSDLAVEYYKQRGSSPGTLLISEATYIHPSSGGGGFGAETVPGIWNDSAIVAGWKKVIDGVHSEGSKMYIQLWDIGRVADYEILSKNGYDLTGPSAIAQAGDEEGAKHVRALTIPEIKQKVQRYVDAAKAALEAGADGVEVHSANGYLPDQFIHWNSNHRTDEYGGSIENRARFTLEIIDAVSAAIGADRVGVRFSPWTTFQDMEVSEEKTLPQFKYLFEQLEKRGVEDASKRLSYIHVIEPRANGIFDMTPEPWQSNEPFRKIWTGNLIRVFNRQLAIDTAQEDDKTLIAFGRRFIANPDLVYRLEKDLPLTKWDRDTFYVPGPKGYTDYPFYKDQQEQDQELKQ; translated from the coding sequence ATGTCAACTGTCAACCTTTTCAAGCCCATCAAGATCGGAGCCAcccagctccagaaccGAGTTGTTATGGCTCCTTTGACTCGAACTCGAGCTCAAAAGAACATTCCTTCCGATCTTGCTGTCGAGTACTACAAGCAGCGAGGATCATCTCCCGGAACTCTTCTGATTTCCGAGGCCACTTACATccatccttcttctggcggaggaggattCGGTGCGGAGACAGTTCCCGGTATCTGGAACGATTCTGCCATTGTTGCTGGATGGAAGAAGGTGATTGATGGTGTCCATTCTGAAGGCTCCAAGATGTACATTCAGCTGTGGGACATTGGCCGAGTTGCCGACTACGAAATTCTGTCCAAGAACGGCTACGATCTCACCGGTCCTTCTGCCATTGCCCAGGCCGGTGATGAGGAGGGCGCCAAGCATGTTCGAGCTCTGACCATCCCCGAGATCAAGCAGAAGGTCCAGCGATACGTCGATGCTGCAaaggctgctctggaggccgGTGCCGATGGTGTTGAGGTCCACTCTGCCAACGGTTACCTGCCCGATCAGTTCATCCACTGGAACTCCAACCACCGAACCGACGAGTACGGAGGATCCATTGAGAACCGAGCTCGATTCACTCTCGAGATTATTGACGCTGTTTCTGCCGCCATTGGCGCTGACCGAGTTGGCGTTCGATTTTCTCCCTGGACCACTTTCCAGGACATGGAGGTGAGcgaggagaagactctTCCCCAGTTCAAGTACctgtttgagcagctggagaagcgagGAGTCGAGGACGCGTCCAAGCGACTTTCCTACATCCACGTCATCGAGCCCCGAGCCAACGGTATCTTCGACATGACTCCCGAGCCCTGGCAATCCAACGAGCCCTTCCGAAAGATCTGGACCGGCAACCTCATTCGAGTTTTCAACCGACAGCTTGCTATTGACACCGCCcaggaggacgacaagacTCTGATTGCCTTTGGCCGACGGTTCATTGCCAACCCCGATCTTGTCTACCGACTCGAGAAGGATCTTCCTCTCACCAAATGGGACCGAGACACCTTCTACGTCCCTGGACCCAAGGGATACACTGACTACCCCTTCTATAAGGaccagcaggagcaggatCAGGAGCTGAAGCAGTAA
- a CDS encoding uncharacterized protein (Compare to YALI0B06490g, highly similar to uniprot|Q6CI39 Yarrowia lipolytica YALI0A02024g), translated as MDTTRARDIKDPELLNQVGEDWKVLFFACNAFLEDYKFYCKTLKKLLKTMKPKLPVPAYRQDCLLAMEMLQGTFLEALEFIQPTKDNMYRSLERYHDDIEEFSLQVRIDYATKAYGAVSRDLSIIIDAMFERMNILAKKQEQLTRIWDDINGSFVQTCLHEMMAGQEEELKEWWYDTVLSTYGEHIKVTHKTNLGVQLDPAVSRPPLKRHIPSEIVSFIYSFADVETCVALREVNTQWYSIFQHLDSFLKSKMNNRNPWMVPGDGDLKTWQDVALVFVRRLESEKWVENDRIDNVEATSNGRPKKTVVGKKLKFGKKLPPTFTSMTDSSACESLVCEHMHILSGPAGDEFLMDPWTLQSRQHPEEYEFVSQNSEETVIKLQGVEITIPSFVFRQRIILDISFHLGRSTVYVHLHGGGCLIMSRDKPHYGHALTILEPYSAYDAGDVSVSKQTDGYHLANIANQSLVKYTSSTSAAPVACYNGIVWLNLREMKCLVPTFIDLSTPGKVYYRADRIITDTELMENRCSQGSKSRDAAQFLVGMTARGLDVVDLVEGTVTAVSRHYGKPDQALCFVGFNQGQFQAWCMHHKDSHLTRERILAENGVEDDHED; from the coding sequence ATGGATACCACTAGAGCCAGAGATATCAAAGACCCGGAGCTGCTCAATCAGGTTGGAGAGGACTGGAAGGTCTTGTTCTTCGCATGCAACGCCTTTCTCGAAGACTACAAGTTCTATTGCAAAACGCTGAAGAAGTTGTTGAAGACTATGAAACCCAAGTTGCCAGTCCCAGCGTACAGACAAGATTGTCTTCTGGCAATGGAGATGTTGCAAGGCACGTTCCTTGAAGCTCTCGAATTCATCCAGCCCACAAAAGACAACATGTACAGGAGCCTTGAACGATACCATGACGACATTGAAGAGTTCTCCTTGCAAGTCCGCATAGATTATGCCACCAAGGCGTATGGCGCTGTCAGCCGAGATCTCAGTATAATCATTGACGCCATGTTTGAGCGTATGAACATATTAGcaaagaagcaggagcagctcaCTAGGATCTGGGACGACATCAACGGGTCTTTTGTGCAGACTTGTCTACACGAGATGATGGCGGgtcaggaggaggagctaAAGGAGTGGTGGTATGATACGGTCCTCAGCACATATGGAGAGCATATCAAAGTGACTCATAAGACGAACCTCGGGGTTCAGTTGGATCCGGCTGTGTCTAGACCGCCTCTGAAGCGTCACATCCCATCGGAGATTGTATCGTTCATTTACTCGTTTGCGGACGTTGAAACGTGCGTCGCTCTGAGAGAGGTCAACACGCAGTGGTATTCAATTTTCCAGCATCTCGACTCTTTCTTGAAGTCCAAGATGAACAATAGAAACCCCTGGATGGTCCCTGGAGATGGGGATCTCAAGACATGGCAGGATGTGGCTTTGGTATTCGTTAGACGCTTGGAAAGTGAAAAGTGGGTTGAAAATGACAGAATCGACAACGTGGAGGCAACATCAAATGGTCGGCCCAAGAAGACTGTGGTCGGTAAGAAGCTTAAGTTTGGCAAGAAGCTGCCTCCCACATTTACCTCCATGACCGACAGTTCAGCATGTGAGAGCTTGGTGTGCGAGCACATGCACATTCTTTCTGGACCGGCAGGAGACGAATTCCTCATGGACCCCTGGACCTTGCAGTCTCGACAACACCCAGAAGAATATGAATTTGTTTCGCAGAACTCTGAGGAAACCGTGATCAAGCTCCAGGGTGTGGAAATCACCATCCCCTCGTTTGTGTTCAGACAACGAATCATTTTGGATATATCATTCCACCTGGGTCGTTCTACTGTCTATGTTCATCTTCATGGTGGGGGGTGTCTCATCATGTCCCGTGATAAGCCGCATTATGGCCATGCGCTCACCATCTTGGAGCCGTATTCGGCATACGACGCTGGAGATGTGTCTGTTTCAAAACAGACGGATGGGTACCACTTGGCTAACATTGCGAACCAAAGCCTGGTCAAGTACACAAGCTCCACGTCGGCGGCTCCAGTGGCTTGCTACAATGGAATTGTCTGGCTGAATCTACGAGAGATGAAGTGCCTCGTTCCTACCTTCATCGATCTAAGCACGCCTGGTAAGGTGTATTATAGAGCAGACCGAATCATCACAGACACTGAGCTGATGGAAAACAGATGCTCACAGGGCTCCAAGTCACGGGATGCGGCCCAATTTCTCGTTGGAATGACGGCCAGAGGTCTGGACGTTGTGGATCTAGTTGAAGGCACCGTTACAGCTGTCTCTCGTCATTATGGTAAGCCCGATCAAGCCCTGTGTTTTGTGGGCTTCAACCAGGGTCAGTTTCAGGCCTGGTGCATGCATCACAAAGATTCCCATCTAACCAGAGAGAGAATTCTGGCTGAGAACGGTGTGGAGGACGACCATGAGGACTAG